Genomic segment of Pseudobdellovibrionaceae bacterium:
AGAAAGCTATCGCTGCGGCGTCTCGTGGTGGTGTTCGTGGAATTAAAGTGCAAGTGAGTGGAAGATTAGATGGTGCAGAAATTGCGCGTACGGAATGGTACAACGAAAAGAGCGTTCCATTACATACATTAAGAGCAGACATTGATTACGGTACAGCAGAGGCTTTAACAGCTTATGGAATTATCGGAATGAAAGTTTGGATTTATCGTGGAGATGTTCTTTCTATGAAAGAAGTCGAGGAGGCAGGTCGTGTTAAGTCCTAAGAAGATTAAATGGCGTAAACAAAGAAAAGGTCGCATCAAAGGTAAAGCCACCCGTGGAACTGATATCAGCTTCGGAGACTTCGCTTTACAAACTACAGAGATGGGACGCATCACGGCTCGTCAGATTGAGGCCAGTCGTATTGCGATCAGTAGATCGGTAAAAAGAGGCGGTAAGCTTTGGATCAGAATTTTCCCAGATAAACCTATTACTAAAAAGCCTGCTGAGGTGAGAATGGGTTCGGGTAAAGGAAGTGTGGAATTATGGGTAGCACCTGTAAAACCAGGTCGCATTTTGTTTGAAATGAACGGTGTGACTCGCGAACAAGCTAAAGAAGCTTTTAGACTTGCAGCTCATAAACTTCCCGTAAAAACAAAGTTTCTTGAGAAGGAAGAGGCATAATCATGAAGTTCAAAGAAATTAAAGATTTAACAGTTGAAGAGCTAAGAAAGCGTGAAGGGTCACTAAGAACCGAACTTTTCATGGTGAAGATGAAGCACGCTTTAGGTCAGGTTGCCAATCCTCTTTTAGTAAGAGGTTTAAGACGTGACATTGCTAAAGTGAAAACTTCCATCAACCAAAAGTTGGCGAAGTAGGAGTGAGCTATGAGTGAAAATGAAGTAAAAAAACGCGGTCGTAAAATTGAAGTTGTTGGTGAAGTGATCAGCGATAAAATGGACAAGACAATTTCTGTAAAAATATTTAGAAATGTAAAACATCCTAAATATCAGAAGTATGTGAAAAGAACGTCTGTATTTAAAGCTCACGATGAAAAGAACATTGCTAAAGTTGGTGATAAAGTTCGTATCATGGAGACTCGTCCATTGAGTAAAACGAAAAGATGGCAACTTTCTGCAATTCTTGGAGCTGATGGTAAAGAGGTGCAGAGATGATTCAAGTACAAACACGTTTAAATGTGGCAGATAATTCTGGCGCAAAAGAAGTTCAATGTATTAAAGTTTTAGGCGGTTCTAAAAGAAGAACTGCTGGAGTCGGTGACATCATCGTGGTTTCTATTAAGCAGGCCATTCCTAACTCTAAAGTTAAAAAAGGGGATGTAGCAAAAGCTGTGATCGTTAGAACTATTCACAAGATTCGCAGACCAGATGGCAGCTATATCCGTTTTGATGAGAACTCTGCCGTTTTATTAAATAACAATAAAGAGCCAATTGGAACTCGTATTTTTGGACCAGTTGCTAGAGAGTTAAGAGCAAAATCTTTTATTAAGATTGTATCTCTAGCTCCTGAGGTTCTGTAGGAGATATGATGAGTTACACTAAAAATTTATATGATAAAGAAGTAGTTCCAGCTCTTAAAAAAGAGCTTAACACTGAGAACATCATGAAAGTTCCTACGATTGAAAAGATCGTAATCAACACATGTATCAGTGAAGCAGTTCAAAACCCGAAGTTATTAAACGTA
This window contains:
- the rplN gene encoding 50S ribosomal protein L14 — its product is MIQVQTRLNVADNSGAKEVQCIKVLGGSKRRTAGVGDIIVVSIKQAIPNSKVKKGDVAKAVIVRTIHKIRRPDGSYIRFDENSAVLLNNNKEPIGTRIFGPVARELRAKSFIKIVSLAPEVL
- the rpsQ gene encoding 30S ribosomal protein S17; amino-acid sequence: MSENEVKKRGRKIEVVGEVISDKMDKTISVKIFRNVKHPKYQKYVKRTSVFKAHDEKNIAKVGDKVRIMETRPLSKTKRWQLSAILGADGKEVQR
- the rplP gene encoding 50S ribosomal protein L16, which codes for MLSPKKIKWRKQRKGRIKGKATRGTDISFGDFALQTTEMGRITARQIEASRIAISRSVKRGGKLWIRIFPDKPITKKPAEVRMGSGKGSVELWVAPVKPGRILFEMNGVTREQAKEAFRLAAHKLPVKTKFLEKEEA
- the rpmC gene encoding 50S ribosomal protein L29; translated protein: MKFKEIKDLTVEELRKREGSLRTELFMVKMKHALGQVANPLLVRGLRRDIAKVKTSINQKLAK